Proteins from one Cellulosilyticum lentocellum DSM 5427 genomic window:
- a CDS encoding MATE family efflux transporter — protein sequence MKKVDLTKGSVVRVLLALAIPIMGSSLLQFAYNIVDMFWVGGLGKDAVASVGSSSFFVGLGYAINACIVIGTGIKVAYSIGENKEIEAKEYIQTSMLLNLLLGGMYALFLVFVGPYLIGFLGIGDQVIEKQAYGYLLGSAPMLFFAFFNATFSRIFSSLGQTKSALQISIVGIVLNMILDPIFIYSFKWGVLGAALATLVAQMIMFFLYMKIGGKWFEFHWKKAFHSERIKAIVNLGWAVAFQRILFTLINILLAKLIAKFGPEAIAAQKIGLQIESVTYMVTGGLNGAVASFTGQNYGAHYYKRIKKGYQVAIGLSISYAVLTTTLFMIFAIPMANIFVKDATTIQMTSVYLQIIAYSQLFNAIEMVSNGWFTGIQKPQIPATISILFTALRLPMAWLLVIPLGLEGIWWSISISTLLKGSILYFCYKHYQGKLKEQEI from the coding sequence GTGAAGAAAGTTGATTTAACAAAGGGAAGTGTTGTTCGCGTTTTATTAGCATTAGCCATTCCTATTATGGGAAGTTCGTTATTGCAATTTGCTTATAATATAGTAGATATGTTTTGGGTAGGAGGTTTAGGCAAGGATGCAGTAGCTAGTGTAGGTTCCTCTAGTTTTTTTGTTGGTTTAGGTTATGCTATTAATGCGTGTATTGTTATAGGAACTGGGATTAAGGTTGCTTACAGTATTGGAGAAAACAAAGAAATAGAAGCAAAAGAATATATACAAACAAGCATGCTTTTAAATTTATTGTTAGGAGGCATGTATGCTTTATTTCTAGTATTTGTAGGGCCTTATTTAATAGGCTTTTTAGGCATAGGAGATCAGGTCATTGAAAAACAAGCTTATGGTTACTTGTTGGGAAGTGCGCCTATGTTATTTTTTGCTTTTTTTAATGCTACTTTTTCTAGAATTTTTAGTAGCCTCGGGCAGACAAAAAGTGCTCTTCAAATTAGTATAGTAGGTATTGTGCTCAATATGATATTAGATCCTATTTTTATTTATAGTTTTAAATGGGGGGTATTAGGAGCTGCATTAGCCACTTTAGTAGCACAAATGATTATGTTTTTTCTTTATATGAAGATAGGTGGTAAGTGGTTTGAGTTTCACTGGAAAAAGGCCTTTCACAGTGAACGTATAAAAGCTATTGTAAATCTAGGTTGGGCTGTGGCTTTTCAAAGGATTTTGTTTACCCTTATTAATATTCTGCTAGCTAAACTGATTGCAAAATTTGGTCCGGAAGCTATAGCTGCTCAAAAGATAGGGCTTCAAATCGAATCAGTCACCTATATGGTAACAGGAGGGTTGAATGGTGCAGTAGCTAGTTTTACTGGTCAAAATTATGGAGCTCATTATTATAAGCGGATTAAAAAAGGGTATCAAGTAGCTATTGGTTTAAGTATAAGTTATGCAGTATTAACAACTACACTATTTATGATATTTGCAATACCTATGGCAAACATCTTTGTAAAAGATGCTACTACTATTCAAATGACATCTGTTTATCTGCAAATTATTGCTTATTCCCAGCTTTTTAATGCTATAGAAATGGTCTCAAATGGTTGGTTTACGGGCATTCAAAAACCACAAATCCCAGCTACAATAAGTATCCTTTTTACTGCTCTTAGGTTGCCAATGGCATGGTTATTGGTTATACCTTTAGGCCTTGAAGGTATTTGGTGGAGTATTTCTATTTCCACTTTACTTAAGGGGAGTATTTTATATTTTTGTTATAAACATTATCAGGGAAAATTAAAAGAGCAAGAGATTTAA
- a CDS encoding arsenate reductase ArsC, whose translation MNKPKVAFICVHNSCRSQMAEALGKHLAAEVFESYSAGTELRPQINQDAVRIIEDLYHIDMNETQKSKLLSDIPEVDIVITMGCNVSCPNLPCKHLEDWGLEDPSGKEDEAFVLTARIIEEKIIGLKQRIEKGIL comes from the coding sequence ATGAATAAACCTAAAGTAGCTTTTATCTGTGTGCATAATTCTTGCCGTTCTCAAATGGCAGAAGCTTTAGGAAAACACTTGGCAGCAGAAGTATTTGAAAGTTATTCAGCTGGCACAGAACTTAGACCACAAATTAATCAAGATGCAGTAAGAATTATAGAGGATTTATATCATATCGATATGAATGAAACTCAAAAGAGTAAACTATTAAGTGATATTCCGGAAGTAGATATAGTCATTACAATGGGATGTAACGTGAGCTGCCCGAACTTACCTTGTAAACATTTAGAAGATTGGGGATTAGAAGATCCTTCTGGTAAAGAGGATGAAGCCTTTGTTTTAACAGCAAGAATAATAGAGGAAAAAATAATAGGTCTGAAGCAAAGAATTGAAAAGGGTATTTTATAG
- a CDS encoding PD-(D/E)XK nuclease family protein → MKKVQFIVGRSGAGKTTYCYEAIETALKEESFDPLLLLVPEQFNLQTQKDLAKRLYPGLLRAEVISFNTLAREVFKEVGKAEVAVIEDLERMIILKRVIEAHKKEIIFYKKNMNNTGFIEAINRFITVLEQAGVSKEQLGELIENKEATLLFKSKLTDIHMLYEAFEDYLGNQFVTIEKNMTLLASSIMKSKKLEKAWLWIDGFYGFTYNQLLIIKELMKKVKGLTITLPMDKSYTRTDKVRNSYPFYESIQMLQKLMGICEEQHLAYEVNYVKGAGEKNEALAYLEGQYLKPYANPYEKENEAIYLQTYGSRAEEVEQVAKQIVTLVMEEGYRYHDMAVIVGDLADYKTLLEGAFKEYEIPYFLDMKRNIHTNSLVAALEGVLEVLTSNYSYKSIMGLLRTQILPISIEEIDLLENYLLAYGIKGKKKWAQPWGFDQKDEEKQARINITREAILGPIQKLEMTIQMTKSSGKNKVVDLTKALYGFLEDIGAYSKLNEIIAKHKAEGNRLLEIENTQIWGKIMEVFERLVDILGEEELSLMTYRRILETSFSYVKMGVIPPAQDQVLIGSVDRTRLPRLKACFILGTNEGVIPKVDETTPIFSDMDKASLSQMCKEDKGPKGRLNELIIDQPLYGGQFSIYSMLTRATEKLFVSAAMADENGKPLRTSLVYYKLKKLFGETPKPLQGDFLSQIYRPLPTFGYVGNLLREYVEGRLEEEAWKDLVSWYATKDEWKDRLKGLTDYLFYTNQQHYLQEETTHLLYGNKLDTSISKLETFRQCACCYFMRYGIKAEERRLFRFDRAKVGTLFHAALEQYPKELSLMNTTWTKATREEMQQGVKKATAYAVEQVNEAQRETGRFQFTAAKVEKMTSRAIHALTAHLKNGEFEPMGYEINFGEGKGFPPIEIAIDEVRTILVTGQIDRVDVYYKDDNQQYIKILDYKSGQKNFNLLEVYYGLQLQLLLYLDAYLKKHHSYEAGGVFYFHINNPYVSYKVGMDEVQLQESSLKQFKLSGLAVDEPQIIAALDKSGTGSTIPVSLNKDGSIKKGSSVATPEQFKLLENHIIDTIRGLGQELLEGKVSAKPYRLKGKNPCEYCIYHTICQFSEEQVDNCYDTLEQLSKEEIWEKLEKGGL, encoded by the coding sequence ATGAAGAAAGTACAATTTATTGTAGGTCGTTCGGGTGCAGGAAAGACGACCTATTGTTATGAAGCTATAGAAACAGCTTTAAAAGAAGAAAGTTTTGATCCACTACTTTTATTAGTGCCAGAACAATTCAACTTACAGACACAAAAAGACTTGGCCAAAAGGCTTTATCCAGGTCTCTTAAGAGCGGAGGTTATTAGTTTTAATACGTTAGCTAGAGAAGTGTTTAAAGAAGTAGGAAAAGCTGAAGTGGCTGTTATTGAAGATTTAGAACGTATGATTATTTTAAAACGTGTGATTGAAGCACATAAAAAAGAGATTATTTTCTACAAAAAAAATATGAATAATACAGGTTTTATTGAAGCTATTAACCGTTTTATTACAGTTTTAGAACAAGCAGGTGTGAGTAAGGAGCAATTAGGCGAACTTATAGAAAATAAGGAGGCGACCTTATTATTTAAAAGTAAATTAACAGACATTCATATGCTTTATGAAGCCTTCGAAGATTATTTGGGAAATCAGTTTGTGACTATTGAAAAAAATATGACGCTACTAGCAAGTAGTATCATGAAAAGTAAGAAACTAGAAAAAGCATGGCTTTGGATTGATGGCTTTTATGGCTTTACGTATAACCAATTGCTTATCATTAAAGAGTTAATGAAGAAGGTAAAGGGATTAACTATTACTTTACCTATGGATAAATCTTACACGAGAACAGACAAGGTAAGAAATAGCTATCCTTTTTATGAAAGTATTCAAATGCTACAAAAACTTATGGGCATTTGTGAAGAACAGCATTTAGCTTATGAAGTGAACTATGTTAAAGGCGCAGGAGAAAAAAATGAAGCTCTGGCTTATTTGGAGGGGCAGTACTTAAAACCTTATGCTAACCCTTATGAAAAAGAAAATGAAGCTATTTATCTGCAGACCTATGGTTCTAGAGCAGAAGAAGTAGAACAAGTAGCTAAGCAGATTGTGACTTTAGTGATGGAAGAGGGCTATCGTTATCATGATATGGCAGTTATTGTAGGTGACTTAGCAGATTATAAGACTTTATTAGAGGGGGCTTTTAAAGAATATGAAATTCCTTATTTCTTAGATATGAAAAGAAATATTCATACTAATAGTTTAGTAGCAGCTTTAGAAGGTGTTTTAGAAGTATTAACCTCTAATTACAGCTATAAAAGTATTATGGGACTTTTAAGAACACAAATACTCCCTATCTCAATTGAAGAGATAGATCTATTAGAAAATTATTTATTAGCCTATGGGATTAAGGGTAAGAAAAAATGGGCACAGCCTTGGGGATTTGACCAAAAAGATGAAGAGAAACAGGCACGTATTAATATTACAAGAGAAGCTATTTTAGGACCTATTCAAAAACTAGAAATGACTATTCAAATGACTAAATCATCGGGTAAAAACAAGGTTGTAGATCTTACAAAAGCTTTATATGGCTTTTTAGAAGATATTGGTGCTTATAGCAAGTTAAATGAAATCATTGCCAAACATAAAGCAGAAGGTAATCGTTTATTAGAGATTGAAAACACCCAAATATGGGGAAAAATCATGGAAGTTTTCGAGCGCTTGGTAGATATTTTAGGTGAAGAAGAACTTAGTCTAATGACCTATCGCCGTATTTTAGAAACCAGCTTTTCTTATGTAAAGATGGGAGTTATTCCACCAGCACAAGACCAAGTGTTAATTGGGTCTGTAGATAGGACGAGACTTCCTCGTTTAAAAGCGTGCTTTATACTAGGAACCAATGAAGGGGTTATTCCTAAAGTAGATGAAACGACGCCTATTTTTTCTGATATGGATAAAGCTTCTCTTAGTCAGATGTGTAAGGAAGATAAAGGACCAAAAGGACGATTAAATGAGCTAATTATTGACCAGCCTCTTTATGGCGGACAGTTTAGTATTTATTCGATGCTAACAAGAGCTACGGAAAAGCTTTTTGTAAGTGCAGCCATGGCTGATGAAAATGGTAAGCCGCTAAGAACTTCTCTCGTTTATTACAAACTGAAAAAGTTATTTGGTGAAACACCAAAACCTCTACAAGGAGATTTTCTAAGTCAAATCTATCGTCCTCTGCCTACTTTTGGTTATGTAGGGAATTTACTGAGGGAATACGTAGAAGGTAGATTAGAAGAAGAAGCCTGGAAAGACTTAGTGAGTTGGTATGCTACTAAAGACGAGTGGAAAGACCGTCTAAAGGGATTAACAGATTATTTGTTTTATACAAATCAACAGCACTATTTACAAGAAGAAACAACACATTTGCTTTATGGCAATAAGTTAGATACTAGTATTTCTAAGCTAGAAACTTTTAGGCAATGTGCTTGTTGCTATTTTATGCGTTATGGGATTAAAGCAGAAGAACGCCGTTTATTCCGTTTTGATAGAGCCAAGGTAGGAACACTATTTCATGCAGCTTTAGAGCAATATCCTAAAGAACTAAGCTTAATGAATACTACTTGGACTAAAGCTACCAGGGAAGAAATGCAGCAAGGTGTGAAAAAGGCTACAGCTTATGCGGTAGAGCAAGTAAATGAAGCCCAGAGAGAAACGGGACGTTTTCAGTTTACGGCAGCTAAGGTAGAAAAAATGACTTCTAGGGCAATTCATGCTTTAACAGCGCATTTAAAAAATGGTGAATTCGAACCTATGGGCTATGAGATTAATTTTGGAGAAGGTAAAGGCTTTCCTCCAATTGAAATTGCTATTGATGAAGTAAGAACGATATTAGTGACTGGGCAAATAGACCGTGTAGATGTGTATTATAAAGATGATAATCAGCAATATATTAAAATCTTAGATTACAAATCAGGGCAAAAGAACTTTAACTTATTAGAAGTGTATTATGGCTTACAGCTTCAATTGCTCCTTTATCTAGATGCGTATTTAAAGAAACATCATAGTTATGAAGCAGGTGGAGTTTTCTACTTCCACATTAATAATCCTTATGTAAGCTACAAAGTAGGAATGGATGAAGTGCAGCTCCAAGAAAGCAGCTTAAAGCAATTTAAACTTTCTGGGTTAGCAGTAGATGAGCCGCAAATCATTGCTGCTCTTGATAAATCAGGGACAGGTAGTACGATTCCCGTTAGTTTAAATAAGGATGGTAGTATTAAAAAAGGCTCTTCAGTAGCCACCCCAGAACAGTTTAAACTACTGGAAAATCATATTATTGACACGATTAGAGGATTAGGACAAGAATTATTAGAAGGTAAAGTAAGTGCTAAACCTTACCGCTTAAAAGGCAAAAATCCTTGTGAATATTGCATTTATCATACCATTTGTCAGTTCAGTGAAGAACAAGTAGATAACTGTTATGATACCTTAGAACAACTAAGTAAAGAGGAAATATGGGAAAAACTAGAGAAGGGGGGCTTATAA
- the addA gene encoding helicase-exonuclease AddAB subunit AddA — MAWTPAQQAAIDQREANILVSAAAGSGKTAVLTERVMKRIIGSEQEVPIEIDRFLIVTFTSAAAGEMKERILQKLSDYMNGLQENLNEENLKKIDYIERQMALVPQASISTIHSFCLKTIRAYFNRLDIDPNIKVGTQAELDVMKSELLDELLEECLEDGASDFMALAEVYGDVQGLDSLKNLILDVSTFSKSTPFPEVWLHNQVSRLKTVYTSLNEMPWSESIRTHLLSQLQDVRIIYDKAIALCEKPNGPELYLEAIHSDLVEIKDIHQEMSLEELIRRIKNTHFIALSRKKQECDVALKERVKAYRDLGKEVIKGLQDDLAFIEDPLLMAQLPRLGDLMATLVKLIETFEERYQLEKQNAGVVDYNDLEHFCLQLLVEPIFNEAGELVEVSYTDVAKELSSFYKEIYIDEYQDSNTVQETLLKAVAEANKEEGPTRFMVGDMKQSIYRFRLANPLIFAEKYGSWEKHQVTSSTKGNNVCIDLSQNFRSRDNILQGVNDLFQQVMSVRVGELEYDEYAELKVGNHYEEGNPESLAEGALSEAIEVHILETKEPENTEETGLEDLKNVECEAMLVANLVDQLLKGEGNPTHIFDKALGAYRKVEAKDIVILLRATKEKAGIFENALMQKGIGAYADIGGNFFDALEIQTMMSLLKIIDNPLQDIPLITVLRSPIVGVSLDELVYIRKAAETGCFYEALLKYLKTCQDNPLLNRFMSMLNNYRNMSSELSLEELLARLYVETGYYRYVAMLPTGAKKKANLELFKKYAEAYENNQNGKLFGFIQYLDQLAQTPDGLAEAKLVGENENLVQIMSIHKSKGLEFSVVFLCDTGKRFNNNDMMKPVLLHNELGLAPDYLDTSKYVKYPTIPKMAIKNQILSENISEEMRVLYVALTRAKEKLFVTGTLSDVQDAAYKWSLYASREETAILPLGVKRGGSYLNWIGLSLYAHSDLEDLRLLTHEAPPYLFEGRGKWQLRVWSKEELGNLQTSREQGIEEKRDLLEEWDTEKIYGPYKEIIFNRLNGEYTHEEAVLLPTKVSVSEIKRDAMGQLIDDEVYEVNLYPVEEEVPVPSFIKGQEELKGAKRGTLIHSVFEHLDFLKFIEVAAIEEELMHLVNSHQLSAEVLEVVSSKRLAEMANSEVVKKMRRAQYVEKEKAFIYLANAKLVNEAYPEGEEILIQGVIDSFYIDEEGITLIDYKTDYVDKEQKELSIQRIKEKYIKQLELYSLALSDITKLTVAHKYIYLYNVNEWIHL, encoded by the coding sequence ATGGCATGGACACCAGCACAGCAGGCAGCTATTGATCAAAGAGAAGCCAATATTTTAGTTTCAGCAGCAGCAGGTTCAGGAAAAACAGCAGTTTTAACAGAGCGTGTCATGAAGCGTATCATTGGAAGTGAGCAAGAAGTACCTATAGAAATTGATCGTTTTTTAATTGTAACCTTCACTAGTGCTGCAGCAGGAGAAATGAAGGAACGTATCTTGCAAAAGCTTTCGGATTATATGAATGGTCTTCAAGAAAATCTAAATGAAGAAAATCTAAAGAAGATAGATTATATTGAACGTCAAATGGCCTTGGTGCCACAGGCTTCAATTTCAACGATTCATTCATTTTGTTTAAAAACGATTAGAGCGTATTTTAATCGCTTGGATATTGACCCTAATATCAAAGTAGGTACACAAGCAGAGCTAGATGTGATGAAAAGTGAACTGTTAGATGAACTTTTAGAGGAATGTCTTGAAGACGGTGCATCTGACTTTATGGCATTAGCAGAAGTTTATGGGGATGTACAAGGCTTAGACAGCTTAAAAAACTTGATTTTGGATGTTTCTACATTCTCTAAAAGTACACCTTTTCCAGAGGTATGGCTTCATAACCAAGTGTCGCGTTTAAAAACAGTGTATACTAGTTTAAATGAAATGCCTTGGTCAGAAAGTATTCGTACCCATTTATTAAGTCAATTACAAGATGTACGCATTATTTATGATAAAGCTATAGCTTTATGTGAAAAGCCTAATGGACCAGAGCTTTACCTAGAAGCTATTCATAGTGATTTAGTTGAGATTAAAGATATTCACCAGGAGATGTCACTAGAAGAACTGATTAGACGCATTAAAAATACTCACTTTATTGCCCTCTCAAGAAAAAAGCAAGAATGTGATGTAGCTTTAAAGGAGCGTGTAAAAGCCTATCGTGACTTAGGTAAAGAAGTCATTAAGGGCTTACAAGATGATTTAGCATTTATTGAAGATCCTCTTTTAATGGCACAGTTACCTCGGTTAGGAGATCTCATGGCTACTTTAGTAAAACTTATTGAGACCTTTGAAGAACGCTATCAATTAGAAAAGCAAAATGCAGGAGTTGTAGACTATAATGACTTAGAACATTTTTGTCTTCAACTTTTAGTAGAACCTATTTTTAACGAAGCGGGGGAATTGGTAGAGGTCAGCTATACGGATGTAGCTAAAGAACTAAGTAGTTTTTACAAAGAGATTTATATTGATGAGTATCAAGATAGTAATACAGTACAGGAAACTTTATTGAAAGCAGTAGCTGAGGCTAATAAAGAAGAAGGACCAACACGTTTTATGGTAGGCGATATGAAACAAAGTATTTATCGCTTTAGATTAGCCAATCCCCTTATTTTTGCGGAAAAGTACGGAAGCTGGGAAAAGCATCAGGTGACTTCATCTACTAAAGGTAATAACGTATGTATTGATTTATCTCAGAATTTCAGAAGTAGGGATAATATTCTTCAAGGTGTTAATGACTTATTTCAGCAAGTGATGAGTGTCAGGGTAGGAGAACTTGAATATGATGAATATGCTGAGCTAAAGGTAGGCAATCATTATGAAGAAGGAAACCCAGAGTCTTTAGCAGAAGGAGCTTTATCAGAAGCGATTGAAGTACACATTTTAGAAACCAAAGAACCAGAAAATACAGAAGAAACGGGGCTTGAGGATTTAAAGAATGTGGAATGTGAAGCCATGCTAGTGGCTAACTTAGTAGATCAGCTCCTTAAAGGAGAAGGTAATCCAACCCATATTTTTGATAAGGCATTAGGGGCCTATCGTAAGGTAGAAGCAAAAGATATCGTCATTTTATTAAGAGCAACTAAAGAAAAGGCAGGCATCTTTGAAAATGCATTAATGCAAAAGGGGATAGGTGCTTACGCAGATATTGGTGGGAACTTCTTTGATGCACTGGAAATTCAAACAATGATGAGTTTGTTAAAGATTATTGATAATCCTTTACAGGACATCCCTTTGATTACGGTACTACGATCACCTATTGTAGGTGTGAGCTTAGATGAACTCGTTTACATTCGAAAAGCAGCAGAAACCGGTTGTTTTTATGAAGCGCTCTTAAAGTATTTAAAAACCTGCCAAGATAATCCTTTGTTAAATCGTTTTATGAGCATGCTAAATAACTACCGCAATATGAGTAGTGAACTAAGTCTAGAAGAACTACTAGCAAGGCTTTATGTGGAAACCGGGTATTATCGTTATGTGGCTATGTTGCCAACAGGAGCTAAGAAAAAGGCGAATCTAGAGCTATTTAAAAAATATGCAGAGGCCTATGAAAATAATCAAAATGGTAAGTTATTTGGGTTTATACAATATTTAGATCAATTAGCCCAAACACCAGATGGCTTGGCTGAGGCAAAATTAGTTGGTGAAAATGAGAATTTAGTTCAAATTATGAGTATTCATAAAAGTAAGGGTCTAGAGTTTAGTGTCGTTTTTTTATGTGATACCGGAAAGCGCTTTAATAACAATGATATGATGAAACCTGTGTTACTTCATAATGAGTTAGGCTTAGCGCCAGATTATTTAGATACTAGTAAGTATGTCAAATATCCTACGATTCCTAAAATGGCTATTAAAAATCAAATTCTTTCTGAGAATATTTCTGAAGAAATGCGTGTGCTTTATGTGGCTCTAACGCGTGCTAAAGAAAAATTATTTGTTACAGGAACACTTAGTGATGTCCAAGATGCTGCTTATAAATGGAGCTTATATGCAAGTAGAGAAGAAACAGCTATTTTACCATTAGGCGTTAAACGTGGGGGCTCATATTTAAATTGGATTGGTTTAAGCTTATACGCCCATAGTGATTTAGAAGATTTAAGGCTACTGACTCATGAAGCACCACCTTATTTATTTGAAGGACGTGGTAAATGGCAACTACGTGTATGGAGTAAAGAAGAATTGGGTAATTTACAGACTAGTAGAGAGCAAGGTATTGAAGAAAAAAGAGATTTGTTAGAAGAATGGGATACAGAAAAAATCTATGGACCTTATAAAGAAATCATCTTCAATCGCTTAAATGGTGAATACACTCATGAAGAAGCGGTATTATTACCTACAAAAGTGTCTGTTTCAGAGATTAAAAGAGACGCAATGGGTCAACTTATAGACGATGAAGTGTATGAAGTGAATTTATATCCAGTAGAAGAAGAGGTGCCAGTACCAAGCTTTATTAAAGGACAAGAGGAACTAAAGGGAGCTAAGAGAGGGACACTGATTCATAGTGTGTTTGAGCATCTGGATTTTCTAAAATTCATAGAAGTGGCAGCTATAGAGGAAGAACTTATGCATCTAGTGAATTCTCATCAACTCTCGGCTGAAGTACTAGAGGTGGTTAGTAGTAAACGCCTTGCAGAAATGGCTAATTCTGAGGTAGTTAAGAAAATGAGAAGAGCACAATATGTAGAAAAGGAAAAAGCCTTTATTTATTTGGCTAATGCGAAGTTGGTAAACGAAGCTTATCCTGAAGGAGAAGAAATTTTAATTCAAGGCGTTATTGATAGTTTTTACATTGATGAAGAAGGCATTACTTTAATTGATTATAAAACAGACTATGTTGATAAAGAACAAAAGGAACTCAGCATTCAAAGGATAAAGGAAAAATATATTAAACAACTTGAACTATATAGTTTAGCGTTATCTGATATTACAAAGTTAACAGTTGCCCATAAGTATATCTACTTGTATAATGTAAATGAGTGGATACATCTATAA
- a CDS encoding HAD family hydrolase: MIKLIATDMDGTLLNSRGELSPNFYNVFKQLKEKNIIFAAASGRQYFTLVENFKTVSDDMLFIAENGTYIAYRGKEIAVHPLDRRVAHQLIEKGRTIEDVYIVLATSKGAYIENADEDFVREVNKYYVKCQLIDDLLSVEGDILKVTICDFKGAEHNSYLAYEDLRSKAQMSVAGDIWLDIMANGVNKGKAIEDIQQQLGITYEETMVFGDYLNDFEMLQKAHHSYAMANAHPSLKKIARFSAKSNDEDGVIQKIKEVVLKQDDEY, translated from the coding sequence ATGATTAAGCTAATCGCAACAGATATGGATGGCACTTTACTAAATAGTAGGGGAGAACTATCACCTAATTTCTACAATGTATTTAAGCAGTTAAAAGAAAAAAATATTATTTTTGCTGCGGCTAGTGGCAGACAGTATTTTACTTTAGTGGAAAACTTTAAGACAGTATCAGATGATATGTTGTTCATTGCCGAAAATGGTACCTACATTGCTTATCGTGGCAAAGAAATAGCTGTTCACCCATTAGATAGGAGAGTAGCTCATCAGCTGATTGAAAAAGGACGTACCATAGAAGACGTCTATATTGTATTAGCAACGAGCAAAGGTGCCTATATAGAAAACGCAGATGAAGACTTTGTAAGAGAAGTAAACAAATACTATGTAAAATGTCAATTAATTGATGATTTGCTAAGTGTTGAGGGAGATATTTTAAAGGTGACAATATGCGACTTTAAAGGCGCAGAACATAATAGCTATTTAGCTTATGAGGATTTACGTAGTAAGGCTCAAATGAGTGTAGCAGGAGACATTTGGTTAGATATCATGGCTAATGGTGTTAATAAAGGAAAGGCTATTGAAGATATTCAGCAGCAGTTAGGCATCACCTATGAGGAAACCATGGTATTTGGTGACTACTTAAATGACTTTGAAATGCTTCAAAAAGCTCATCATAGCTACGCTATGGCCAATGCACATCCATCCTTAAAGAAAATAGCAAGATTTTCGGCAAAAAGTAATGATGAAGATGGGGTTATACAAAAAATAAAGGAGGTTGTATTAAAACAAGATGATGAATACTAA